A genome region from Trichosurus vulpecula isolate mTriVul1 chromosome 5, mTriVul1.pri, whole genome shotgun sequence includes the following:
- the LOC118851319 gene encoding protein mono-ADP-ribosyltransferase TIPARP-like — MHLEMIHADPNFETADISFFGEKMCLDMKEKKFTKVLSSFDFARRLCCKDDSFFTPPNNIYFLSGSVWTLYSQDIHQLLSSAYQQPLGFMNFQELKMIVRPKYVPLYQNVNDLRIWFSNPPTTFAWWGEEPTDIYIGKFPCKDQVSATPDTDEFSLREVAPSELAYQQCCQLFHASAPPEHFVVLRIYRYYNRSLWELYLREKRRLKNLQIPSPLEYHLFYQGHISLEYLTSIGLCPKTRSGEGILGRGLYFSLNAYLATSNKNPSSGYMTVLAKVLVGEKTLGHPFIFDAPFKPNGQEYDSCVNDIDMPTLFCVFRKELIYPYFIITYRCLTDEVHMVF, encoded by the exons ATGCACTTGGAGATGATCCATGCTGACCCCAATTTTGAAACTGCTGATATTTC GTTTTTTGGTGAAAAGATGTGTTTGGACATGAAGGAAAAGAAGTTCACAAAAGTACTTTCCAGCTTCGATTTTGCACGGCGGCTCTGCTGTAAAGATGACAGCTTTTTTACCCCACccaataatatttattttcttagtgGTTCTGTATGGACTCTCTACAGCCAG gaCATCCATCAGCTGTTGAGTTCTGCATATCAGCAACCCTTGGGATTCATGAATTTCCAGGAATTAAAGATGATTGTTCGGCCTAAATACGTTCCTCTTTACCAAAATGTGAATGACCTCAG GATATGGTTTTCTAACCCGCCAACAACCTTTGCATGGTGGGGTGAAGAACCAACAGACATCTATATCGGAAAGTTTCCATGCAAAGATCAAGTGTCTGCAACACCTGACACAGATGAGTTCTCATTAAGGGAGGTGGCACCTTCAGAGCTTGCATATCAACAGTGTTGTCAGCTCTTCCACGCTTCTGCCCCTCCGGAGCATTTCGTTGTGTTAAGAATTTACCGATACTACAACCGTTCACTCTGGGAGCTATACCTGAG AGAGAAGAGGCGGCTAAAAAACCTGCAAATTCCTAGCCCTTTGGAGTACCACCTTTTCTACCAAGGCCACATTAGCTTGGAATATTTGACAAGTATTGGTCTATGCCCTAAAACAAGGAGTGGTGAAGGCATCTTGGGCCGAGGACTCTATTTCTCCCTAAATGCCTACCTTGCAACTTCCAATAAGAACCCTTCATCTGGATACATGACAGTGCTGGCCAAAGTGCTAGTTGGAGAAAAGACCCTTGGCCATCCATTCATATTTGATGCACCCTTTAAGCCAAATGGCCAGGAGTATGACTCCTGTGTGAACGATATAGACATGCCTACCCTATTTTGTGTGTTCCGAAAAGAGCTCATTTACCCCTACTTCATCATCACTTACAGATGTCTTACAGACGAAGTTCACATGGTCTTCTGA